The following coding sequences lie in one Crassostrea angulata isolate pt1a10 chromosome 10, ASM2561291v2, whole genome shotgun sequence genomic window:
- the LOC128166442 gene encoding heat shock 70 kDa protein 12A-like, giving the protein MSNFNSTIRSKCKKLFVAAIDFGTTYSGYAFSSTSDWSKVLTSNWTGGKVVTLKTPTALLLDANKEIKAFGYEAEDQYIELAREEEHEDYYFFHRFKMILHSEKAISRKTKLKDATGKEMEAIKVFELSIKFLVGDLMKNLKNSYTDIKQSDVEFVITVPAIWDDRSKQFMREAAREAGIDKASLTIALEPEAASIHCQYLPAKDHALSLSKYLGELAVGTKYLVADLGGGTADITVHHKVDDGSLEEMREASGGPWGGKSVDDAFEMFIEDIIGKESMKQLRTTSFDDYLELMRNFEMKKRSVKPGKEGNTFLSVPLGLVQIVKSDKSRKSLEKAIENSPYAGKVTFENWKLKWKNENFLRFFEVTIRNIKAHLREILYDSDMTDVETILMVGGFAECEVVQNAIREHFKTKRLVVPEDAGVSVLKGAVFFGHVPDAISRRKARYTYGIQSWPSFNPAKHPENKKVEVNGKYRCKDVFFKYVTKGQVLTLGYEKAQIFQALNPKEKKLECAIYISDSRDPVFVDDQGCRRLGVLTIPLPDLPDGAAIELEESMIFGETELRFQAKDIFSGKSYEVQMDLLGDTVDEDE; this is encoded by the exons ATGTCGAATTTTAATA GTACAATACGATCAAAGTGTAAAAAACTGTTTGTCGCTGCTATCGACTTTGGAACTACTTACTCTGGGTATGCATTCTCATCAACGAGCGATTGGTCCAAAGTTTTAACCAGCAACTGGACTGGTGGAAAAGTCGTCACTTTAAAAACTCCCACCGCTCTTCTCCTTGATGCGAATAAAGAGATCAAAGCATTTGGATATGAGGCAGAGGACCAGTACATAGAGCTTGCCCGAGAAGAAGAACATGAGGACTACTATTTCTTTCATCGCTTCAAAATGATACTTCATTCAGAAAAA gCAATTAGTcggaaaacaaaactaaaagaTGCAACAGGAAAGGAAATGGAAGCTATTAAGGTGTTTGAACTCTCAATTAAATTTTTGGTTGGGGACCTCATGAAGAATTTGAAGAACAGCTACACTGATATAAAGCAATCTGATGTGGAGTTTGTTATCACTGTCCCAGCAATATGGGATGACAGATCGAAGCAGTTTATGAGAGAAGCGGCAAGGGAG gcTGGAATAGACAAAGCTTCCCTGACAATAGCTTTGGAACCTGAGGCAGCCTCTATTCACTGCCAGTACTTGCCTGCTAAAGATCACGCCCTCTCACTTTCAAAATATCTTGGAGAGCTTGCTGTTGGAACTAAATACTTAGTTGCTGATTTAGGAG GTGGCACTGCAGATATAACAGTTCATCATAAAGTGGACGATGGGTCTTTGGAGGAAATGCGGGAAGCTAGTGGAGGGCCATGGGGAGGAAAATCTGTTGATGATGCGTTTGAGATGTTCATCGAGGACATTATTGGAAAAGAATCAATGAAGCAACTAAGGACAACttcattcgatgattatttagaATTGATgagaaattttgaaatgaagAAAAGGTCAGTCAAGCCTGGAAAGGAAGGAAATACTTTCCTCTCTGTTCCTTTAGGCCTTGTGCAAATTGTCAAGAGTGacaaatcccggaaatcacttGAGAAAGCCATTGAAAATTCGCCTTATGCAGGAAAAGTCACTTTTGAGAAttggaaattaaaatggaaaaacgAAAATTTTCTTCGTTTTTTCGAAGTCACTATAAGAAACATCAAAGCACATTTAAGAGAAATATTATATGACAGTGACATGACAGATGTGGAAACAATTTTGATGGTAGGCGGTTTCGCGGAATGTGAAGTTGTCCAAAATGCAATACGAGAGCATTTCAAAACGAAACGTCTCGTAGTCCCTGAAGATGCAGGTGTTTCTGTGCTGAAAGGGGCGGTCTTCTTCGGCCACGTTCCCGATGCAATATCAAGGCGAAAAGCCCGATACACATACGGTATTCAGAGCTGGCCCTCATTCAACCCTGCTAAACATCCAGAGAACAAAAAAGTGGAAGTGAATGGCAAATACAGATGCAAAGATGTTTTCTTCAAGTACGTCACCAAGGGACAAGTTTTGACTCTTGGATACGAAAAAGCACAAATATTTCAAGCCCTGAATCCAAAAGAAAAGAAGTTGGAGTGTGCAATATACATTTCGGACAGCAGAGATCCGGTATTTGTCGATGATCAAGGCTGCCGTCGTTTGGGTGTGTTGACCATTCCTCTTCCAGACCTCCCGGATGGCGCTGCTATAGAACTTGAAGAGAGCATGATTTTTGGAGAAACAGAACTTCGATTTCAAGCCAAAGACATTTTTTCAGGGAAGTCGTATGAAGTACAAATGGATCTTTTAGGCGACACTGTAGATGAAGATGAATaa